A genomic region of Salinibacter pepae contains the following coding sequences:
- the groL gene encoding chaperonin GroEL (60 kDa chaperone family; promotes refolding of misfolded polypeptides especially under stressful conditions; forms two stacked rings of heptamers to form a barrel-shaped 14mer; ends can be capped by GroES; misfolded proteins enter the barrel where they are refolded when GroES binds) — MSKNPPDLSGGEVKAKQIRFDSDARSALQEGVDQMAKAVKVTLGPKGRNVVLDESFGAPNITKDGVTVAKEIELEQKLPNVGAQVLKEAASKTNDDAGDGTTTATVLAQSVINAGLKSVTSGANPMDVKRGITAAAEEVVTHLRNQSDPVEGKDRISQVATISANNDDSVGSLIADAFERVGQDGVITVEEAHGIETYLDVVEGMQFDRGYLSPYFVTDSEEMEAVLEDAYILIYDDEIGNMQDLLPILEKVSETNNPLLIIADDVEGEALATLVVNKMRGTLKVSAVKAPGFGDRQQSMLEDIAVLTGGTVISEEKGYRLENATLDYLGQADRVTITEDDTTIVGGEGSEEEIEARVNQIRQQIANSTSDYDQEKLQERLAKLAGGVAVLNVGAATEPEMKAQKALVEDALSATRAAVDEGVLPGGGVAYLRALEAIEEVEVENEDQGIGVSIVREALEAPLRQIAENTGHEGSIVVQKVKDGEGDFGFNARTEEYGDLLDQGVLDPTKVTRSALENAASVGGMLLTTESVVADLEEEDDDGGGGGGAGGGMPAGGAGGMGGMGGMGGMM; from the coding sequence GTGAGCAAGAATCCCCCGGATTTATCCGGGGGAGAAGTCAAGGCGAAGCAAATAAGGTTTGACTCTGATGCACGAAGCGCCCTCCAGGAGGGCGTGGACCAGATGGCGAAGGCCGTCAAGGTCACGCTCGGCCCGAAGGGACGGAACGTCGTTCTCGACGAGTCCTTCGGCGCCCCAAACATCACGAAGGACGGCGTTACAGTCGCGAAGGAGATTGAGCTGGAGCAGAAGCTTCCAAACGTCGGTGCTCAGGTGCTGAAGGAGGCCGCGTCGAAGACCAACGACGACGCCGGCGATGGCACGACGACGGCGACCGTGCTGGCTCAGTCCGTCATCAATGCCGGCCTGAAGAGCGTCACGTCCGGCGCCAACCCGATGGACGTGAAGCGCGGCATCACCGCGGCGGCCGAGGAGGTCGTGACGCACCTTCGCAACCAGAGCGACCCGGTCGAGGGCAAGGACCGCATCTCGCAGGTCGCCACGATCTCGGCCAACAATGACGATTCGGTCGGCTCCCTCATCGCCGACGCGTTTGAGCGCGTCGGGCAGGACGGTGTGATCACCGTCGAGGAGGCCCACGGCATCGAGACGTACCTCGACGTGGTCGAGGGCATGCAGTTCGACCGCGGCTACCTCTCCCCCTACTTCGTGACCGACTCCGAGGAGATGGAGGCGGTGCTCGAGGATGCCTACATCCTCATCTACGACGACGAGATCGGCAACATGCAGGACCTGCTGCCGATCCTCGAGAAGGTCAGCGAGACGAACAACCCGCTGCTGATCATCGCCGATGACGTGGAGGGAGAGGCCCTCGCCACGCTCGTGGTCAACAAGATGCGCGGCACGCTGAAGGTCTCCGCCGTGAAGGCGCCCGGATTCGGCGACCGCCAGCAGTCGATGCTCGAGGACATCGCCGTCCTCACCGGCGGTACGGTCATCAGCGAGGAGAAGGGCTACCGCCTCGAGAACGCCACGCTCGACTACCTCGGGCAGGCCGACCGCGTCACCATCACCGAGGACGACACGACGATTGTTGGCGGCGAAGGCTCGGAGGAGGAGATTGAGGCCCGGGTCAACCAGATCCGGCAGCAGATCGCCAACTCCACCTCCGACTACGACCAGGAGAAGCTGCAGGAGCGCCTCGCGAAGCTCGCCGGCGGCGTGGCGGTGCTGAACGTGGGCGCCGCGACCGAGCCGGAGATGAAGGCCCAGAAGGCGCTGGTGGAGGATGCGCTCAGCGCGACCCGCGCGGCCGTCGACGAAGGCGTGCTTCCGGGCGGCGGCGTGGCCTACCTCCGCGCCCTTGAGGCCATCGAGGAGGTCGAGGTCGAGAACGAGGACCAGGGGATCGGCGTCTCGATCGTGCGGGAGGCCCTGGAGGCCCCGCTGCGCCAGATCGCCGAGAACACCGGCCACGAAGGCTCGATCGTCGTCCAGAAGGTGAAGGACGGCGAGGGCGACTTCGGCTTCAACGCCCGCACCGAGGAGTACGGGGATCTTCTCGATCAGGGCGTGCTCGACCCGACGAAGGTCACGCGCTCTGCGCTGGAGAACGCCGCGTCCGTGGGCGGCATGCTGCTGACCACCGAATCGGTCGTCGCTGACCTCGAAGAGGAGGATGACGACGGCGGCGGTGGCGGCGGTGCCGGCGGCGGCATGCCTGCTGGCGGTGCCGGCGGCATGGGCGGCATGGGTGGCATGGGTGGCATGATGTAA
- a CDS encoding PIN domain-containing protein, with protein MTGIDTNVLVRYITRDHPEQYKAAKRHLESNCTQEDPGYVNVIVLCELAWVLTTAYDAASEEVARVIDQLLRTRQLQIQCRDQVRSALAEHRDGRAGFPDCLIGHLNREEGAGETVTFDQDAAQMGRWRELEW; from the coding sequence ATGACCGGAATTGACACGAACGTCCTCGTTCGGTACATCACTCGGGACCATCCCGAGCAGTACAAGGCCGCGAAACGACACCTTGAGTCCAACTGCACGCAGGAGGACCCCGGCTACGTGAACGTGATTGTCCTCTGTGAGCTTGCCTGGGTACTCACGACCGCATACGACGCAGCATCAGAGGAAGTCGCTCGGGTTATCGATCAACTGCTCCGGACCCGCCAGCTACAGATACAGTGCCGGGATCAGGTTCGCTCGGCACTCGCTGAACACAGAGATGGTAGGGCCGGCTTTCCGGACTGCCTGATTGGCCACCTCAACCGGGAGGAGGGGGCCGGCGAGACGGTGACCTTCGATCAGGACGCCGCCCAGATGGGCCGGTGGCGCGAGCTGGAGTGGTGA
- a CDS encoding helix-turn-helix transcriptional regulator, which yields MPVLDLLNSETKRRLLRLMNRLGEITLNDAMETIDRARPTLRDHLDQMGRDGLVTRRSKREGRGRPSMCYRMTSLAERLFPRREGAVFAEFLAYLEEQGRDQLIEEFFQSFWDDRLDEVERRLPGSLESADTRQIVDVLKAVLEEAGFMPEVRVEEDRVVVEECNCPFAEIVGTTELPCASETCFYETLFGRVERTRHIPDGDEACAYELPVLQQQ from the coding sequence ATGCCTGTCCTCGACCTCCTCAATTCCGAGACAAAGCGTCGGCTTCTCCGGCTCATGAACCGTCTGGGCGAAATCACCCTCAACGACGCGATGGAGACGATCGACCGGGCGCGCCCGACGCTGCGGGACCACCTCGATCAGATGGGGCGAGATGGACTCGTGACCCGTCGTTCCAAGCGGGAGGGACGCGGGCGCCCGAGCATGTGCTACCGCATGACTTCGCTCGCCGAGCGGCTCTTTCCCCGGCGGGAGGGCGCGGTCTTTGCCGAGTTTCTGGCGTACCTGGAGGAGCAGGGACGGGATCAGCTCATTGAGGAGTTCTTCCAGTCGTTCTGGGACGACCGCCTGGACGAGGTGGAGCGCCGTCTCCCCGGATCATTGGAGTCGGCGGACACGCGGCAGATCGTTGACGTTCTGAAGGCGGTGCTCGAAGAAGCTGGTTTTATGCCCGAGGTGCGCGTTGAGGAGGACAGGGTCGTCGTCGAGGAGTGCAACTGCCCGTTCGCGGAGATTGTCGGCACCACCGAGCTTCCCTGCGCGTCGGAGACCTGCTTTTACGAGACCCTGTTCGGGCGCGTGGAGCGGACGCGTCACATTCCCGATGGGGATGAGGCCTGTGCCTATGAGCTGCCGGTCCTCCAACAGCAGTAG
- the fdxA gene encoding ferredoxin FdxA, with protein sequence MPYVVAEPCINCKYTDCVEVCPVDCFYEGPNFLAIQPDECIDCNACVPVCPVEAIYPDDQLPEEWEHYTQWNEYLANQWRDLGYNVTEKTGPLDDAEAWEDAEKSEEDILTWDV encoded by the coding sequence ATGCCGTACGTCGTCGCCGAGCCCTGCATCAACTGCAAGTACACCGACTGCGTCGAGGTCTGCCCGGTGGACTGCTTCTACGAGGGCCCGAACTTTCTGGCGATTCAGCCCGACGAGTGCATCGACTGCAACGCCTGCGTGCCCGTCTGTCCGGTCGAGGCCATCTACCCGGACGACCAGCTTCCCGAGGAGTGGGAGCACTACACGCAGTGGAACGAGTATCTGGCCAACCAGTGGCGCGATCTCGGCTACAACGTGACGGAAAAAACCGGCCCCCTCGACGACGCGGAGGCGTGGGAGGACGCCGAAAAGTCCGAGGAGGACATCCTGACGTGGGACGTGTGA
- a CDS encoding Uma2 family endonuclease has protein sequence MPTTTTRAEKHQKRWQEIVADPSLQELPHKVETNQRGQIVLSPHKNRHSVAQEQIQGLLDEHAPDGLQPTEFAIATAGGVKVADVIWMSPGRWEHMQETGDPSTLAPEICVEVMPESNDWESNDWDEMHSKRTLYLEAGAEEVWVVTEEGAVRFFADEETEASGVLPEFPEHV, from the coding sequence ATGCCAACGACTACAACACGAGCTGAGAAGCACCAAAAGCGGTGGCAGGAGATCGTTGCCGACCCAAGTCTGCAGGAGCTCCCTCACAAAGTCGAAACCAACCAGAGAGGCCAGATCGTCTTGAGCCCGCACAAGAACCGCCACTCCGTCGCCCAGGAGCAGATTCAAGGCCTACTCGATGAGCATGCGCCCGACGGGCTTCAGCCGACTGAATTTGCAATTGCGACGGCTGGGGGCGTGAAGGTAGCCGATGTGATCTGGATGAGCCCAGGCCGATGGGAGCACATGCAAGAGACCGGCGATCCCTCTACCCTCGCACCGGAGATCTGCGTGGAGGTGATGCCTGAGTCCAACGACTGGGAGTCCAACGACTGGGACGAGATGCACTCCAAGCGAACCCTATACCTGGAGGCTGGGGCCGAGGAGGTGTGGGTCGTCACCGAAGAGGGCGCCGTGCGGTTCTTTGCCGACGAAGAGACGGAAGCGTCCGGGGTCTTGCCGGAGTTTCCGGAGCACGTGTAG
- a CDS encoding BrxA/BrxB family bacilliredoxin: MPYPKSMVEPMRKELTRLGIDELKSPDDVDAAFGAAEDETLLLIINSVCGCAAGGARPAVAQALETGPAPDHAVTVFAGQDVAATDYVRDTHLPGIPPSSPFMALFQNGQPVYVIERKHIEGREPAAISADLVEALQAYCTDEAPPSDAPSRPDLNSSPNAGGLPSTFQSIS; the protein is encoded by the coding sequence ATGCCCTACCCCAAGTCCATGGTCGAGCCGATGCGCAAGGAGCTCACGCGCCTCGGCATCGACGAGCTCAAAAGCCCCGACGACGTCGACGCGGCCTTCGGAGCCGCCGAGGACGAGACCCTGCTCCTCATCATCAACTCCGTGTGCGGGTGCGCGGCGGGCGGCGCCCGGCCGGCCGTGGCGCAGGCCCTGGAAACCGGCCCGGCGCCGGACCACGCGGTGACGGTGTTCGCGGGCCAGGACGTGGCGGCGACCGACTACGTCCGGGACACGCATCTGCCCGGCATTCCCCCGTCCTCGCCGTTCATGGCCCTCTTCCAAAACGGCCAGCCGGTCTACGTCATCGAGCGGAAGCACATTGAGGGCCGAGAGCCGGCGGCGATCAGTGCGGATCTGGTCGAGGCCCTCCAGGCGTACTGCACCGACGAGGCGCCCCCGTCGGATGCCCCGAGTCGCCCCGACCTCAACTCGTCGCCCAACGCCGGGGGCCTGCCCTCCACGTTCCAGTCGATTAGCTGA
- a CDS encoding ferredoxin, producing the protein MTRDIAGLTVEIDRTLCIGSGSCVGLAAEIFEIDEQNLVRFQEEPPDIDPERLKEACAVCPVDALRVYDGDEQVVP; encoded by the coding sequence ATGACACGCGACATTGCGGGCCTGACCGTTGAAATCGACCGGACCCTGTGTATCGGGTCGGGCAGCTGCGTCGGGCTCGCCGCCGAAATCTTCGAGATCGATGAACAAAACCTCGTGCGCTTCCAGGAGGAGCCCCCGGACATCGATCCGGAGCGGCTGAAGGAGGCCTGTGCCGTATGCCCGGTCGATGCGCTCCGGGTCTACGACGGCGACGAGCAGGTGGTGCCGTAA
- a CDS encoding RNA-guided endonuclease InsQ/TnpB family protein: MAQKKGFKYRFYPTDKQKAVLAKVFGHTRYVWNWALELRTDAYYEEGESLSYTDTAKRLTDLKKEKTWLREVSSVALQQKLRDLDQAFQNFFDGRCGYPNFKSKHDKQAARFASNAFTLHGKKLSVAKVPGSLNVRWSRDLPDEAKPTSVTLTKDPAGRYFVSITSAVPEPDPEPTVTDGDGNQKSVGIDLGIADIVVTSDGWKSGNPRHLENDLYRLRKAQRRLSRKEKNGSDGPSENWKKQKRRVAKIHAEIKDKREDFLHKLSRRVVDENQVIALESLSVKGMQQNRSLARPISDTGWSTLVRMIEYKAKEAGRTVVKIDRWFPSTKRCSECGYVTESKPLSVRSWDCPRCDTTHDRDINAAKNIRTAGLAGAFQKANDSGGHSKTRDAFRIERFGANAHGPVNE, from the coding sequence ATGGCTCAAAAGAAAGGCTTCAAGTATCGGTTCTACCCGACCGATAAGCAGAAGGCGGTTCTCGCCAAAGTCTTCGGGCACACCCGGTACGTATGGAATTGGGCTTTGGAGCTTCGTACCGATGCCTACTACGAAGAAGGTGAGAGCCTGAGCTACACTGATACCGCCAAGCGTCTGACCGACCTCAAGAAAGAGAAAACTTGGCTCCGCGAGGTCTCGTCGGTGGCGCTTCAACAGAAGCTCCGCGACCTCGACCAAGCCTTTCAGAATTTCTTCGATGGGCGGTGTGGGTATCCCAATTTTAAGTCGAAGCACGATAAACAGGCTGCTCGCTTTGCCTCCAACGCCTTCACGCTTCACGGCAAGAAACTGTCGGTGGCGAAAGTGCCGGGAAGCCTGAACGTGCGTTGGAGCCGTGATCTTCCCGACGAAGCTAAACCGACCTCGGTCACGCTCACGAAAGATCCGGCAGGTCGGTACTTCGTGAGTATCACTTCCGCGGTGCCTGAACCGGACCCAGAGCCAACAGTCACCGACGGAGATGGCAACCAGAAGTCGGTCGGCATTGATCTGGGCATAGCCGACATCGTTGTCACCTCCGACGGTTGGAAATCGGGCAATCCGAGGCATTTGGAAAATGACCTGTACCGTCTTCGCAAAGCGCAGCGCCGTCTTTCTCGTAAGGAGAAGAATGGATCTGACGGTCCGAGCGAGAACTGGAAGAAGCAAAAGCGGCGCGTAGCGAAAATCCACGCCGAGATCAAGGACAAACGAGAGGACTTTCTTCACAAGCTGTCTCGACGGGTCGTTGACGAGAACCAAGTCATCGCCCTGGAGAGCTTAAGCGTCAAAGGAATGCAGCAAAACCGAAGTCTCGCTCGACCCATCAGCGACACCGGATGGTCGACGCTCGTCCGGATGATCGAGTATAAGGCCAAGGAAGCTGGCCGGACGGTTGTCAAGATCGACCGCTGGTTCCCTTCGACCAAAAGATGTTCTGAATGCGGCTACGTCACCGAGAGCAAGCCGCTGTCGGTGCGGTCGTGGGACTGCCCTCGTTGTGATACCACCCACGACCGGGACATCAACGCCGCCAAAAACATTCGTACCGCTGGGCTGGCGGGAGCCTTCCAAAAGGCTAATGACTCTGGAGGACACAGTAAGACGCGGGACGCCTTCCGGATCGAACGGTTCGGGGCAAACGCGCATGGTCCTGTGAATGAGTAA
- a CDS encoding alkaline phosphatase, whose protein sequence is MIPDGFGPASVTMARDYLRWRDGQKELPYDSLQVGSIRTYASDSYITDSAAGGTALATGTKTYNGAVAVDTSRQAVATLLEGAERRGMSTGLVVTSRLTHATPAVFSSHVPDRGQENRIARQQLNKDIEVMLGGGRRHFLPQSAEGSAREDGLDLLRAARDRGYEVVQTASELSRAGQGQTPEDRLLGLFSPGHMAYEIDRDHTQQPSLAAMTETAIDRLSGSREGYFLMVEGSRIDHAGHGNDAASHLRDILAFNRAAKSALEAAQEDDNTLVVIVSDHETGGLTLGRNRDGEGIYSWRPETLAAVEASSGAIADSIRSVRSTGASEAAKRKRIAGTLTRLTGVQDVPTGIVSNLMAVEGPYAVGQAVSPLVNRQALVGWTSHAHTAVDVNLYAYGPGANAFVGHHDNTTIAQKIATLMDVDLESLTGTLRAGRDAR, encoded by the coding sequence ATGATCCCCGATGGCTTCGGGCCCGCCAGCGTGACCATGGCCCGGGACTACCTCCGGTGGCGCGACGGCCAGAAGGAGCTTCCCTACGACAGCCTCCAGGTGGGGAGCATTCGCACCTACGCCTCTGACAGCTACATCACCGACTCGGCGGCCGGGGGCACGGCCCTTGCCACGGGCACGAAAACCTACAACGGGGCGGTTGCGGTCGATACCTCCCGCCAGGCGGTGGCGACGCTGCTGGAGGGGGCCGAGCGGCGCGGCATGTCTACCGGGCTTGTCGTGACGAGTCGCCTGACCCACGCCACCCCTGCGGTCTTCTCGTCCCACGTGCCGGACCGCGGCCAGGAGAACCGCATCGCTCGCCAGCAGCTCAACAAGGACATTGAGGTCATGCTGGGTGGGGGCCGGCGTCACTTCCTGCCGCAGTCGGCTGAGGGAAGCGCCCGGGAGGACGGCCTCGACCTTCTGCGGGCGGCCCGGGACCGGGGGTACGAGGTGGTCCAGACGGCGAGCGAATTGAGCCGAGCCGGCCAGGGCCAGACGCCGGAGGATCGCCTTCTGGGCCTGTTCAGCCCGGGGCACATGGCCTACGAGATCGACCGCGACCACACCCAACAGCCAAGCCTTGCGGCGATGACGGAAACCGCCATCGACCGCCTGTCTGGCAGCCGGGAGGGGTACTTCCTGATGGTGGAGGGCAGCCGCATCGACCATGCCGGCCACGGCAACGACGCCGCTTCTCACCTCCGAGACATCCTGGCCTTCAACCGGGCGGCAAAGAGCGCGCTGGAGGCTGCCCAGGAGGACGACAACACGCTGGTGGTCATCGTGTCGGACCACGAGACCGGCGGTCTCACGCTGGGCCGAAACCGGGACGGAGAGGGGATCTACTCCTGGCGCCCGGAGACGCTGGCCGCCGTGGAGGCCTCCAGCGGCGCCATCGCCGACAGCATCCGGTCGGTCCGCTCTACCGGGGCAAGCGAGGCGGCAAAGCGGAAGCGCATTGCCGGCACGTTGACCCGCCTGACCGGCGTCCAGGACGTGCCGACGGGGATCGTCTCCAACCTGATGGCGGTCGAGGGGCCCTACGCCGTCGGGCAGGCCGTCTCTCCACTTGTCAACCGGCAGGCCCTGGTCGGGTGGACGAGCCACGCCCATACGGCGGTCGACGTGAACCTCTACGCCTACGGGCCCGGGGCAAACGCGTTTGTCGGCCACCACGACAACACCACCATTGCCCAAAAGATTGCAACCCTCATGGACGTGGATCTGGAGTCGCTCACCGGTACCCTGCGTGCGGGGCGGGACGCCCGGTAG
- a CDS encoding AbrB/MazE/SpoVT family DNA-binding domain-containing protein, translating to MPTSTLTTRGQTTIPKPIREALGLQPGDRVEFILHGDRVLLRRAGADLSALDGMLDRSGQEPVSTGEMDNAIGTAISEGHSASRTGIEAKTEDDHDRN from the coding sequence ATGCCAACCTCTACGCTCACGACTCGGGGCCAGACGACAATTCCGAAGCCGATTCGGGAGGCTCTTGGTCTCCAGCCCGGCGATCGCGTTGAATTTATCCTTCATGGCGACCGGGTGCTTCTCCGCCGCGCAGGAGCGGATCTCTCAGCCCTCGACGGCATGTTGGACCGTTCGGGACAAGAACCCGTCTCCACTGGGGAGATGGACAATGCAATCGGAACGGCCATCAGCGAAGGCCACAGCGCCTCCAGAACCGGAATTGAGGCAAAGACAGAGGACGACCATGACCGGAATTGA
- a CDS encoding lipoate--protein ligase yields the protein MSSSLSAPELSAPDASPPSPDNARAAPLVLIDNEGVTDPTLNLALEEWTLRNLDPQYRYLLFYVNEPSIIIGRNQNTLEEINRAYVADRNVRVVRRMSGGGAVYHDEGNLNFSFMTDYKPDRLHSFNRFTRPLRRVLASMGVEAQLEGRNDLVAGDGRKISGNAQFSTPRRMFSHGTLMFNTDRKALARALDVTPDKIDSKAHQSVRKRVANISEVGGRVYDVPTFRRLLIDGLFPQDETPVYTLRGDEWDAVEALADEKYRRWTWNVGASPPFDVRRRERFEEGEVDVRMGIEDGTIDRIQIYGDFLGTWGTTAPLEHHLRGTPYAPEALQAKLAGVDVSPLLGGLSNDDFLALLYEKG from the coding sequence ATGTCGTCTTCGCTTTCGGCCCCCGAGCTTTCGGCCCCCGATGCGTCGCCCCCATCGCCCGACAACGCCCGGGCCGCCCCCCTGGTCCTGATCGACAACGAGGGCGTGACGGACCCGACCCTTAACCTTGCGCTTGAGGAATGGACGCTCCGGAATTTGGACCCGCAGTACCGGTATCTCCTCTTCTACGTCAACGAGCCGTCCATCATCATCGGGCGCAACCAAAACACCCTCGAAGAGATCAACCGGGCCTACGTGGCGGACCGAAACGTCCGCGTGGTGCGCCGCATGTCCGGGGGCGGAGCGGTGTACCACGACGAGGGCAACCTCAACTTCAGCTTCATGACGGACTACAAGCCGGATCGCCTCCACAGCTTCAACCGCTTTACGCGCCCCCTGCGCCGCGTGCTCGCCTCGATGGGCGTGGAGGCCCAACTGGAGGGCCGAAACGACCTGGTGGCGGGCGACGGCCGCAAGATCTCCGGGAACGCGCAGTTTTCCACCCCCCGGCGCATGTTCAGCCACGGCACGCTCATGTTCAACACCGACCGCAAGGCCCTCGCCCGCGCCCTGGACGTGACGCCGGACAAGATCGACTCGAAGGCACACCAGTCCGTACGCAAGCGCGTGGCCAACATCTCCGAGGTCGGCGGGCGCGTCTACGATGTGCCCACCTTCCGGCGCCTCCTCATCGACGGCCTCTTTCCCCAGGACGAGACGCCGGTCTACACCCTTCGCGGCGACGAATGGGACGCCGTGGAGGCCCTCGCTGATGAGAAGTACCGCCGATGGACGTGGAACGTGGGGGCGTCCCCGCCCTTCGACGTGCGCCGTCGCGAGCGTTTTGAAGAAGGAGAGGTCGACGTGCGGATGGGCATCGAGGACGGCACGATCGACCGCATTCAAATCTACGGCGACTTTCTGGGCACCTGGGGCACCACGGCCCCGCTGGAGCACCACCTCCGCGGCACCCCGTACGCGCCGGAGGCCCTTCAAGCAAAGCTGGCAGGGGTGGACGTGTCACCCCTGCTCGGGGGCCTCTCCAACGACGACTTCCTGGCGCTGCTCTACGAGAAGGGCTGA